In Kordiimonas sp. SCSIO 12610, the following are encoded in one genomic region:
- the addA gene encoding double-strand break repair helicase AddA has protein sequence MMKTTVVMMAGKPSMTPDQALATTPNLTAWVGASAGTGKTHVLTARVLRLMLTGTRPENILCLTFTKAGAAEMKTRIFEELGRWTGMSDDELADEIKRRTEEVADEFMLIRARQLFAEVLELTGGLSIQTFHSFCQSLLGRFPLEAQLMPGFEGIEESAAREIMQEARDKMLSLTREPAGLDYRKALEIVAGLVTEGTFDEVMSRLEFEAVTLNRLQHIFGNVDVIFAALYRALGLNVGETTSTIKRGAVTDDMLDRNGLQALALGMLGGSANDAKKGQIVTDFLASDVASRAEKFDEYTQVFLTKTDNKPRKTVATKKILTANDALNDVIVKEQNRLHRILERIQRCSMAEATAALLRLGFMQLDYYNGIKRERGLVDFDDMIRDTVGLLDQASIAPWILFKLDSSIDHILIDEAQDTNENQWKVVEAIASEFFAGEGAHDKERTVFAVGDTKQSIFSFQRADPSEFLKAKNRIFAQAHNADAPAGDVPLDLSFRSTEAVLSLVDATFDQNSAPYHGLIMGGDPVRHNFIRAGEAGLVELWPLERPQLQVEEEEWIPPVRQETIDDAEGRCARKIAARIHKMLNDGEVLEAKDRPIKASDILVLVRRRTPFVDYLVKSLKHYNVPVAGRDRMVLTDELPVMDLLALGHFALAPNDDLTLATVLKSPFIGLGEDELFDLAYGRDASLWKALNKHAANTAHKYYSIYQTALKYLDRILSAADLMTPFEFYSLVLNELGGRKAMIGRLGLDIQDAVDEFIDQALKYEEGNAPSLQAFLRTIEEGHTQIKRDMESETDSVRIMTVHSSKGLQAPIVFLSDIVATPDTVKDSRILPFKATEGVPAEFLLWTTPGKTLDMVSEMKSNLKKKTFAEYHRLLYVALTRAEDRLYIAGWQGPREPEDESWFKSIENGFGLIGAVEVEGMFGEPVKRFSSGVPSELKTITAETISEEIQTTFQDPPPWLYEEMPAEPTPPRPLVPSKPDEDEETYSPLMGAEDARFERGRIIHSLLEWLPEVVPEAREASAYLFLSRHYPDLNEKNRNIYWLEVEAILNHPDLGALFGPESRAEVSVAGLVGARVVSGQVDRLVVTDDDVMIVDYKTNRPPPKHISMVSGGYLRQMGLYSKALKIIYPEKRVRTALLWTNEARLMELPDELIMQSIAHLD, from the coding sequence ATGATGAAAACAACGGTGGTCATGATGGCAGGTAAACCCAGCATGACACCGGATCAGGCGCTTGCAACCACACCGAACCTGACGGCGTGGGTTGGCGCAAGTGCGGGGACGGGTAAAACGCATGTTTTAACAGCACGTGTCCTGCGTCTTATGCTTACGGGAACCCGGCCAGAGAATATTCTTTGCCTAACGTTTACCAAAGCTGGCGCTGCGGAAATGAAGACCCGAATTTTTGAAGAACTGGGCCGCTGGACAGGTATGTCCGATGATGAATTAGCTGATGAGATAAAACGCAGAACCGAAGAGGTTGCGGACGAATTTATGCTTATTCGAGCGCGGCAGTTATTTGCAGAGGTCCTAGAGCTTACAGGCGGCCTGAGTATTCAGACGTTTCATAGTTTCTGTCAGTCCCTCTTGGGGCGCTTTCCCCTCGAGGCCCAGTTGATGCCAGGGTTCGAAGGCATTGAAGAAAGCGCTGCTCGTGAAATTATGCAGGAAGCGCGCGATAAAATGTTATCGCTCACACGGGAACCTGCTGGCCTTGACTATAGAAAGGCGCTCGAAATTGTCGCGGGGCTTGTTACCGAAGGCACTTTTGATGAGGTTATGAGCCGACTTGAGTTTGAAGCGGTGACCCTCAATCGCCTCCAACATATTTTTGGTAATGTAGACGTGATTTTTGCGGCCCTTTATAGGGCGCTGGGCCTTAATGTCGGTGAAACCACATCCACCATTAAACGCGGTGCAGTAACGGATGATATGCTGGACAGAAATGGCCTGCAGGCTCTGGCACTTGGGATGTTGGGCGGAAGTGCTAATGATGCGAAAAAGGGACAGATAGTTACAGATTTCTTAGCGTCAGATGTTGCAAGCCGTGCGGAAAAATTTGATGAATATACACAGGTTTTTTTAACCAAGACCGATAATAAACCAAGAAAAACAGTTGCGACCAAGAAAATACTCACAGCCAATGATGCCTTGAACGATGTGATCGTGAAAGAGCAAAATCGATTGCACCGCATACTAGAGCGCATTCAACGATGCAGTATGGCCGAAGCCACAGCGGCCTTGCTGCGCCTTGGTTTTATGCAACTGGATTATTACAATGGCATCAAGCGCGAACGAGGTCTTGTTGATTTTGATGATATGATCCGCGACACTGTGGGCCTGCTGGATCAGGCAAGTATCGCCCCTTGGATACTGTTTAAACTTGATAGCTCTATCGATCATATTCTGATCGATGAAGCGCAGGATACGAATGAAAATCAGTGGAAAGTTGTGGAAGCAATTGCGTCAGAGTTTTTTGCTGGCGAGGGCGCACATGATAAAGAGCGAACGGTATTTGCTGTTGGTGATACCAAACAGTCGATTTTTTCATTTCAGCGTGCTGACCCTTCTGAGTTTCTCAAGGCTAAGAATAGAATTTTTGCTCAGGCACACAATGCAGATGCACCAGCAGGTGATGTGCCATTGGACCTTTCTTTCCGATCAACGGAAGCCGTATTATCACTTGTTGATGCGACATTTGACCAGAATAGTGCACCCTATCATGGTTTGATTATGGGCGGCGATCCCGTGCGTCATAATTTTATTCGTGCGGGCGAGGCTGGATTGGTAGAATTGTGGCCGTTGGAGCGACCACAGTTACAGGTTGAAGAAGAAGAATGGATACCCCCTGTTCGTCAGGAAACCATTGATGACGCGGAAGGTAGATGCGCGCGTAAAATCGCGGCACGTATTCATAAAATGCTGAATGACGGTGAAGTATTGGAAGCAAAGGACCGGCCAATCAAAGCGTCAGATATTCTGGTTTTGGTGCGCCGAAGAACGCCATTTGTTGATTATCTTGTAAAATCACTTAAGCACTATAATGTTCCTGTTGCAGGACGGGATCGGATGGTTTTGACGGATGAGCTTCCTGTGATGGATTTGCTTGCGCTCGGGCATTTTGCCCTCGCCCCAAACGATGATCTAACATTAGCAACGGTGTTAAAAAGCCCTTTCATCGGCTTAGGAGAAGATGAGCTTTTTGATTTGGCATATGGGCGTGATGCAAGTTTATGGAAAGCACTGAATAAACATGCCGCCAACACAGCGCATAAATATTATTCGATTTATCAAACAGCCTTGAAGTATTTAGACCGTATCTTGAGCGCAGCCGACCTGATGACACCTTTTGAGTTTTATAGTTTGGTGCTCAATGAATTGGGTGGCAGGAAAGCCATGATTGGGCGGTTGGGTCTGGATATTCAGGATGCTGTTGATGAGTTTATTGATCAAGCCTTAAAGTATGAAGAAGGAAATGCACCGTCCTTGCAGGCATTCTTGCGAACTATTGAAGAAGGCCACACTCAAATTAAACGTGATATGGAAAGCGAAACCGACAGCGTCAGGATTATGACGGTCCATAGCTCAAAAGGGTTGCAGGCTCCCATCGTGTTTTTGTCTGATATTGTTGCGACACCAGACACCGTGAAAGATAGCAGAATTTTGCCCTTCAAAGCCACGGAAGGTGTGCCAGCCGAATTTTTGCTATGGACCACACCAGGAAAGACGCTGGATATGGTTTCAGAGATGAAATCCAATCTGAAGAAAAAAACTTTCGCCGAATATCACCGGCTTTTGTATGTGGCACTAACCCGTGCAGAGGACAGATTATATATCGCTGGCTGGCAAGGGCCACGGGAACCAGAGGATGAAAGCTGGTTCAAATCAATTGAAAACGGGTTTGGCCTTATTGGTGCTGTTGAGGTTGAGGGTATGTTTGGTGAGCCTGTAAAACGTTTCTCTTCCGGCGTACCGAGCGAATTGAAAACAATAACTGCCGAAACAATATCGGAAGAAATACAAACAACCTTCCAAGATCCACCACCATGGCTTTATGAAGAAATGCCCGCGGAGCCCACACCTCCAAGGCCCCTTGTACCTTCAAAACCTGACGAAGATGAAGAAACATATAGCCCGCTTATGGGAGCAGAAGATGCTCGCTTCGAGCGTGGACGCATTATTCATAGCCTGCTTGAGTGGTTGCCTGAGGTTGTACCTGAGGCGCGTGAAGCATCAGCATACCTGTTCCTATCAAGGCATTATCCTGATTTAAACGAGAAAAACCGCAATATCTATTGGCTAGAGGTTGAAGCTATTCTTAACCATCCTGATCTAGGCGCGCTTTTTGGGCCCGAAAGCCGGGCGGAGGTTTCGGTTGCTGGGCTGGTTGGTGCGCGTGTTGTCTCGGGGCAGGTGGATCGGTTGGTGGTGACAGATGATGACGTTATGATCGTAGATTATAAAACCAACCGTCCTCCACCAAAACATATATCTATGGTGTCCGGCGGGTATTTAAGGCAAATGGGTTTATATTCTAAGGCACTTAAAATTATCTATCCTGAAAAGAGGGTTAGAACTGCCCTTTTATGGACAAATGAAGCACGATTAATGGAATTGCCTGATGAATTGATCATGCAATCGATTGCCCATTTAGATTAG
- the addB gene encoding double-strand break repair protein AddB produces MLGHPTIYTIPPTVCFVDALAFGVLSHSNRHNNNLNDYTILLPNRRAQKTLREAFLRLAGDKPLLLPLMRPIGDVDEDEIGFLGAGLAAVDHAESLPAISDTRRLMLLAKILVEREFFPAKTSAAQAWRLARDLSRFMDQVQTEGLRYKDLAKLVPEGLAHHWEVTLEFLQIITGEWPKILKTQGLVDPVVRRDALIQNLCNVWRERPPKGHVIAAGSTGSIPVTAELLKLISKMENGTVVLPGFDGTMDDYAWQNIDPTHPQNAMKSLLETMGVNRHEVQDWELPTPISNNQQVRYELISDALRPAKNTDIWPNFPYRDMSDAELFTGVSKLVAPTRREEAEAIAVMLREVLETPEKTAALVTPDRYLARYVRMALKRWNIDIDDSGGDRALISSTGRLMSLIIHTAAADYKPVAFLSLLQHPMVAAGLTRTKFLAFVRRLDMHVMRGARPKPGLAGILERAKNCAHDPKNQFNEDDYKTLKAVSEILAPISAEGLGLNNLSEVIKTHLTVAENLADVLQVEDTIKGDKVLWKGEAGIAIADRLRDLINENSDIEFAEKNALTLEEYAALFDEMLTDVMVRPQWQKHPRISIWGPLEARLQNTDLMILGGLNEDIWPADIKPDPWMSRPMRAEFGLPALERRIGQSAHDFIQAACAPNVILTRAEKIDGAPAVPSRWLFRIEALAGREIPTIDHYIDWANALLRTNGIKPSLPPKPTPPLEARPKALSVTQIETWMRDPYAIYANKILKLRQLEDIDERPNASQKGTLIHKAFENYLKLDTRLKGDAGYEQLLEIGRDVFSEIMNQPTVYAFWWPRFKDAARWFVDHEDRWQQKYETVLLEEKAEYKFAELGFILSATADRIDRNRETGDLAIIDYKTGNIPTEKRMRAGYAPQLPLEGVLARKGAFKNIDAASVERLLFWLIKGGAQPGEIQEKIKPAEVDNIITEAEQGLMALLKAFGNQETPYLSNPRPKQAGYGDYDHLARVKEWQSSCDDENNGGHDGR; encoded by the coding sequence ATGCTTGGCCATCCCACGATTTACACTATTCCGCCAACCGTTTGTTTCGTAGACGCACTGGCATTTGGGGTTTTATCTCATTCGAATCGTCATAATAACAATTTGAATGATTATACCATTTTGCTGCCAAATCGCCGTGCACAGAAAACCTTACGTGAAGCATTCCTGAGACTGGCGGGCGACAAGCCATTATTGTTACCTTTAATGCGCCCTATTGGTGATGTAGACGAAGATGAAATTGGATTTCTAGGCGCAGGGCTTGCAGCTGTTGATCACGCAGAAAGTTTGCCAGCTATATCCGATACGCGTCGATTGATGCTGCTCGCTAAAATTCTTGTTGAGAGAGAGTTTTTCCCTGCTAAGACGTCCGCTGCACAGGCATGGCGCCTTGCCCGTGATTTATCGAGGTTTATGGATCAGGTTCAAACCGAAGGATTAAGGTATAAGGACTTGGCAAAACTGGTCCCTGAAGGACTTGCTCATCACTGGGAAGTTACCCTTGAGTTCCTCCAAATTATCACAGGTGAATGGCCGAAAATTCTTAAAACACAGGGCTTGGTTGATCCTGTTGTACGCCGTGATGCTCTCATTCAGAATTTATGTAATGTTTGGCGGGAACGCCCGCCGAAAGGACACGTGATTGCAGCGGGTTCCACGGGGTCTATTCCTGTTACTGCCGAACTATTGAAACTGATTTCAAAGATGGAAAACGGGACTGTTGTGCTGCCGGGCTTCGATGGCACGATGGACGATTATGCATGGCAGAATATTGACCCAACCCATCCACAGAATGCCATGAAATCGCTACTGGAGACGATGGGGGTTAATCGCCACGAAGTCCAGGATTGGGAACTGCCCACGCCTATATCAAACAACCAGCAAGTTCGTTATGAGTTAATTTCTGATGCGCTGAGACCGGCTAAAAACACTGATATTTGGCCTAATTTTCCGTACCGTGACATGAGTGACGCGGAATTGTTCACAGGGGTTTCTAAACTTGTCGCACCGACCCGCCGCGAAGAAGCGGAAGCAATTGCCGTTATGCTGCGAGAGGTTTTAGAAACGCCCGAGAAAACGGCTGCGCTTGTAACACCTGACCGTTACTTGGCCCGTTATGTGCGGATGGCATTGAAACGTTGGAACATTGATATTGATGATTCTGGTGGTGACCGTGCGCTGATCAGTTCAACAGGGCGTTTGATGAGTTTAATCATTCATACTGCTGCCGCGGACTATAAACCAGTTGCGTTCTTGTCATTACTCCAGCATCCGATGGTAGCCGCTGGCCTAACCAGAACCAAGTTTCTTGCTTTTGTCAGGCGGTTGGACATGCATGTTATGCGTGGCGCCCGGCCAAAGCCGGGCCTTGCTGGTATTTTAGAGCGGGCAAAAAATTGTGCACATGACCCGAAAAACCAATTTAATGAAGATGACTATAAAACGCTAAAGGCTGTAAGTGAGATTTTAGCGCCGATTTCTGCTGAAGGCTTAGGGCTTAATAACTTATCTGAAGTGATTAAAACTCATCTAACTGTAGCTGAGAACCTGGCTGATGTGCTTCAAGTGGAAGACACAATAAAAGGCGATAAGGTTTTATGGAAGGGCGAGGCGGGTATCGCAATTGCTGATCGCCTTCGTGATTTGATTAATGAGAATTCTGATATTGAATTTGCTGAAAAGAACGCCCTAACACTAGAGGAGTATGCTGCGCTTTTTGATGAAATGCTAACAGATGTTATGGTGCGACCCCAGTGGCAAAAACATCCGCGTATTTCAATCTGGGGCCCGCTTGAAGCTCGGCTTCAGAACACTGATCTTATGATTTTGGGCGGATTAAACGAGGATATTTGGCCAGCCGATATTAAACCAGACCCCTGGATGAGTAGACCCATGCGCGCAGAGTTTGGATTGCCTGCATTGGAGCGACGGATCGGTCAATCTGCACACGATTTTATACAGGCTGCTTGTGCACCCAATGTTATTCTTACGCGTGCTGAAAAAATAGACGGCGCTCCTGCAGTTCCAAGCCGGTGGCTATTTAGGATAGAAGCATTAGCTGGCCGTGAAATACCAACGATTGACCATTATATTGATTGGGCAAATGCTTTACTAAGGACCAATGGGATTAAACCGTCCTTGCCGCCGAAGCCAACACCGCCTCTTGAAGCTCGGCCCAAGGCGTTATCTGTGACACAAATTGAAACCTGGATGCGCGACCCCTATGCAATCTATGCGAATAAAATTCTGAAATTAAGACAGTTAGAGGACATCGACGAGCGACCGAATGCTTCACAGAAAGGAACCTTGATCCATAAAGCATTTGAAAACTATCTAAAGCTCGATACGCGCTTAAAAGGGGATGCAGGTTATGAACAGTTACTTGAAATAGGGCGTGATGTTTTCAGTGAGATTATGAACCAGCCAACAGTTTATGCATTTTGGTGGCCACGATTTAAAGATGCAGCCCGCTGGTTTGTTGATCATGAAGATCGTTGGCAGCAAAAATATGAAACAGTTTTGCTGGAAGAAAAAGCTGAGTATAAATTCGCTGAACTAGGTTTTATATTGTCAGCGACAGCTGACCGGATTGATCGCAACCGCGAAACGGGCGATTTGGCTATTATCGACTATAAAACAGGCAATATCCCAACCGAAAAAAGGATGCGCGCGGGCTATGCACCACAGCTACCGCTTGAAGGTGTGTTAGCGCGAAAAGGTGCCTTTAAAAATATTGATGCTGCATCCGTTGAACGACTTTTGTTTTGGTTAATCAAAGGTGGTGCCCAGCCAGGAGAGATACAGGAGAAAATCAAACCTGCTGAGGTAGACAATATAATTACGGAAGCGGAACAAGGATTAATGGCGCTTTTAAAAGCCTTCGGCAATCAGGAAACACCGTATCTATCGAACCCTCGCCCCAAGCAAGCGGGTTATGGAGATTATGATCATTTGGCGCGGGTGAAAGAATGGCAATCATCATGTGATGATGAAAACAACGGTGGTCATGATGGCAGGTAA
- a CDS encoding nucleotidyltransferase family protein: MAELAKAMVLAAGLGRRMGDLSKTTPKPLTMVAGKSLLDRILAKLLDLDLAPIVVNIHHLADKIESHLSSYVMRGDVCISDECDEILETGGGVKKAIPLLDSEFFVVNSDILWEDLNPSLNSLKSMQGAWNPEKMDALLLLIPTGVAYGYEGVGDFFLDEQDAGVGPIRFREEAATSPFMYGGVLIVKSSLYDDMPNGSWSNREIFKKAQKAGRLYGIRHQGLWMHVGTEAAIFEAETRLAKMEFVP, from the coding sequence ATGGCTGAATTAGCAAAGGCAATGGTCCTTGCAGCTGGTCTTGGGCGTCGCATGGGGGATTTATCTAAAACGACACCTAAACCACTCACCATGGTTGCGGGCAAATCTTTATTGGATCGTATTCTGGCGAAACTGTTAGATCTCGATTTGGCGCCGATTGTTGTCAATATTCATCATCTCGCCGATAAAATTGAAAGTCATCTGTCATCATATGTTATGCGCGGGGATGTTTGTATTTCCGATGAGTGTGATGAAATACTTGAGACAGGCGGCGGAGTAAAGAAAGCAATCCCGCTTCTTGATAGTGAATTTTTTGTCGTCAACAGCGATATATTATGGGAGGACTTGAACCCTTCGTTGAATAGTTTGAAGTCTATGCAAGGGGCTTGGAATCCAGAGAAAATGGATGCTCTATTGTTATTAATCCCGACCGGCGTTGCCTATGGCTATGAAGGTGTAGGTGATTTTTTCTTAGACGAGCAGGATGCTGGTGTGGGGCCAATCAGATTTCGGGAGGAAGCAGCGACATCACCTTTCATGTACGGTGGTGTTTTGATCGTCAAATCATCGCTCTATGATGATATGCCAAACGGTTCCTGGTCTAATCGGGAAATATTTAAGAAAGCACAGAAGGCTGGTCGTTTGTATGGTATCCGGCACCAAGGCCTGTGGATGCATGTTGGGACTGAAGCAGCAATTTTTGAGGCTGAAACACGCTTGGCCAAGATGGAATTTGTACCATAA
- the tsaE gene encoding tRNA (adenosine(37)-N6)-threonylcarbamoyltransferase complex ATPase subunit type 1 TsaE produces the protein MQVLFNKQLSGQSDTEKFGEWLSSLLRVGDVVTFTGDLGAGKTTLVRALIRKLFLEPNLEVPSPTFTLLQTYAAPNGPEVCHADLYRLNDEEELYELGFEDMRENGIFLVEWPEKLPQDWQEEALHILLKIIPDVKNNDARELQIVGGNNWLERFENARTFQGTQ, from the coding sequence ATGCAAGTCCTCTTTAACAAGCAGCTCTCTGGCCAGTCAGATACCGAGAAATTTGGTGAATGGCTGTCGTCGCTATTGCGTGTCGGTGACGTGGTGACATTCACGGGTGATCTGGGCGCGGGTAAAACCACGTTGGTAAGGGCCTTAATTCGCAAATTGTTTTTAGAACCAAACCTCGAAGTGCCCAGTCCAACTTTTACCTTATTACAAACCTATGCTGCTCCCAATGGCCCTGAGGTTTGTCATGCTGACCTGTACCGCTTGAATGATGAAGAAGAATTGTATGAGTTGGGTTTTGAGGACATGAGGGAAAATGGTATTTTTTTGGTAGAATGGCCCGAAAAACTGCCACAAGATTGGCAGGAAGAAGCTTTGCACATTTTATTGAAAATAATACCAGATGTGAAAAACAATGATGCCCGTGAATTGCAAATAGTTGGTGGTAATAACTGGCTAGAGCGTTTTGAAAATGCTCGCACCTTTCAAGGGACTCAATAA
- a CDS encoding PAS domain-containing sensor histidine kinase, which yields MTLSSLPVYIVTAILVGVIITWASAGVYALWRAGQLNDKIGALTSLRSFFDNMIRSDRRHPVWIWADGSIQTTSEVKSLLGITDNSVTSAEVASNVDTLGLPRKVLERIQAVTNGEKVDQTTFLAALGEDRAQIIVDIKKLIPVDDSWPSLVVWLEEYAGNSMVLGRSGVHGMQFRVESLVSALNGLPFAIWIHDQDLKIIEVNDAYVKAVDSTSVRSVIRENKLLFGNKQMQLARQVQESHHRSRERIFGVVDGQRRAFSVTHIYLEEGRRVLGLAVDVTGEEEALSELGRVLESQSETLNRLRSPVAIFGPSQTLRFYNSAFARLSHLPEDILSSELRHSELLDIMYEKRRLPEQADFKKWKEDLLKQYTTLLEPFEEMWHLPDGTAHRVVSQPHPLGGLLILFEDVTDRLALERSYNTLIAVQQETLDNMRESVAVFGGDGSLQLSNPAFAALWQLNENHLQKDARLSELLNILETSDEFHEENKLFKTFLKASITDRNHRSGRWYRSDNVVVEYALVPLPDGGMMLTQTDITDSFQIEKALRDRSRALEMADKLKSEFITNMSYELRTPLNSIIGFSELLDQEIFGDLNAHQKEYVKNILQGAGELKGMVADVLDLAVIEAGEMTLDIDSVDIIFAIKEGVSKASDLIEKSKVEFKFKPYEAGFVEGDANRLHQAFFNMISTVIKLAKSESKLVIECKDGADMISVSVSSEKCNLSPRERDRLISTIAMGISSGSRRSSGLDLALVRSIVTLHGGIVRLEPYGQEGVMLACDLPRKAILAVGMDVVGA from the coding sequence ATGACCTTGTCTTCGCTGCCAGTTTATATTGTAACAGCTATCTTGGTAGGGGTGATTATCACTTGGGCAAGTGCTGGCGTTTATGCACTCTGGCGGGCGGGGCAGTTGAACGATAAAATTGGTGCTTTAACCAGTTTGCGTTCGTTTTTCGACAATATGATCAGGTCGGATCGTCGCCATCCTGTGTGGATTTGGGCTGATGGTTCTATTCAGACAACTTCAGAAGTTAAAAGTCTTCTGGGTATCACTGATAACTCGGTTACTTCTGCTGAGGTGGCCTCTAATGTTGATACGCTTGGTCTCCCTCGCAAGGTATTAGAGCGTATCCAAGCTGTGACCAATGGTGAGAAAGTTGACCAAACCACATTTTTGGCGGCACTTGGGGAAGATCGCGCCCAGATTATTGTAGATATCAAAAAGTTAATTCCCGTGGATGATAGCTGGCCGTCGTTGGTTGTATGGCTTGAAGAGTACGCTGGAAATAGCATGGTGCTTGGGCGCTCTGGCGTGCATGGTATGCAGTTCAGGGTCGAAAGCCTTGTGTCCGCGCTGAATGGTTTGCCTTTTGCTATTTGGATCCATGATCAGGACTTAAAAATCATTGAGGTCAATGATGCTTACGTCAAAGCTGTTGATAGTACGAGTGTTCGATCTGTTATTAGAGAAAACAAGTTGCTTTTCGGCAATAAACAGATGCAATTGGCGCGGCAGGTTCAAGAGTCTCACCATCGCTCTAGAGAGCGAATTTTCGGTGTTGTTGATGGCCAGAGGCGGGCCTTTTCTGTTACGCACATATACTTGGAGGAAGGACGCAGAGTTTTAGGACTTGCGGTTGATGTTACTGGTGAAGAAGAAGCCCTTTCTGAATTGGGACGAGTTTTAGAATCGCAATCTGAAACATTAAACAGATTACGCAGTCCTGTTGCTATTTTTGGTCCAAGTCAAACCCTTCGTTTCTATAATAGTGCATTTGCCCGCCTATCGCATCTTCCCGAAGATATCCTTTCATCTGAACTTCGGCATAGTGAACTTCTTGATATTATGTATGAAAAACGCCGCCTTCCTGAGCAGGCCGATTTCAAAAAATGGAAAGAAGATCTTCTTAAACAATACACAACTCTGCTCGAACCGTTTGAAGAAATGTGGCACTTGCCAGATGGAACAGCCCATAGGGTGGTCTCTCAGCCGCACCCGCTTGGTGGATTGTTAATACTGTTTGAAGATGTAACCGATCGATTAGCGTTAGAGCGATCGTATAATACCTTGATTGCCGTGCAACAGGAAACGCTGGATAATATGCGCGAAAGTGTTGCGGTTTTTGGAGGTGACGGTTCTTTGCAACTGTCAAATCCTGCCTTCGCCGCGCTTTGGCAATTGAATGAAAATCACCTGCAAAAAGATGCCCGACTGAGTGAGCTTTTAAATATTCTGGAAACAAGTGATGAATTCCATGAAGAAAACAAGCTTTTTAAAACTTTTCTAAAAGCGTCTATTACGGATCGTAACCATCGATCTGGCCGTTGGTATAGATCAGATAATGTAGTGGTTGAGTACGCGCTCGTTCCCTTGCCTGATGGCGGTATGATGCTGACGCAAACGGATATTACCGACAGTTTCCAAATTGAAAAAGCCCTCAGGGATCGCTCAAGAGCCCTTGAGATGGCTGATAAACTCAAGAGTGAATTCATTACGAATATGAGTTATGAGCTCAGAACGCCTTTGAATTCTATCATCGGCTTTTCTGAGCTTCTTGATCAGGAAATTTTCGGTGATTTGAATGCGCATCAGAAAGAATATGTAAAAAATATTTTGCAAGGCGCAGGTGAATTGAAAGGGATGGTGGCGGACGTACTGGACCTTGCTGTCATTGAAGCGGGTGAGATGACGTTAGATATTGATAGTGTTGATATCATTTTTGCTATCAAGGAAGGTGTGTCAAAGGCTTCAGACCTGATAGAAAAGAGCAAGGTTGAATTTAAATTCAAACCTTATGAAGCAGGGTTTGTAGAGGGGGATGCGAACAGATTGCACCAAGCCTTCTTCAATATGATCTCAACAGTGATAAAACTAGCTAAATCCGAGTCTAAATTAGTGATTGAATGTAAGGATGGTGCTGACATGATCTCTGTGTCGGTTTCTTCCGAGAAATGTAATTTATCTCCGCGTGAACGTGATCGATTAATTAGCACAATAGCAATGGGTATCAGTTCGGGAAGCAGAAGAAGTAGTGGTCTGGATCTCGCGCTGGTTCGAAGTATTGTAACCCTGCACGGCGGAATAGTGCGGCTGGAACCATACGGTCAAGAAGGGGTAATGCTGGCCTGCGATTTACCGCGCAAAGCTATTTTAGCGGTCGGTATGGATGTTGTGGGGGCATAA